One Streptomyces sp. B21-105 genomic region harbors:
- a CDS encoding LacI family DNA-binding transcriptional regulator, with amino-acid sequence MPRGSTRPTSRDVAQAAGVSQAAVSLVLGDKWRGRVSAPTAERVRQAAHELGYRPNLAARNLRLGHTRTVLLVVPVLTTEFFAGVYTGAARIAAEHGFGVVLYPSPEGIGPARSPFASAQAALDGIIASSMAADALTTLRGDQLPLVMLDSDPTANLGAATVNLDITDGIRQIADHLLGLGHRHFLHLAADVPSWTFHIRARELATRITAQPGATLRTTTTPVTIDGALAATERALRTTTTDPRPTAIVCDDDKLAAGAYKALRRLGLHIPHDISVTGIDDLALATALDPELTTVRLDAELFGEHGMHALLAVLEGRTPNAGDIPVHLVARASTAPPRPS; translated from the coding sequence GTGCCACGAGGCAGCACGCGCCCGACGAGCCGCGACGTCGCCCAGGCCGCCGGAGTCTCCCAGGCCGCCGTCTCCCTCGTCCTCGGCGACAAATGGCGCGGCCGCGTCTCCGCACCCACCGCCGAACGCGTACGCCAAGCCGCACACGAACTCGGCTACCGCCCCAACCTCGCCGCCCGCAACCTCCGCCTCGGCCACACCCGCACCGTCCTCCTCGTCGTCCCCGTCCTCACCACCGAATTCTTCGCCGGCGTCTACACCGGCGCCGCACGCATCGCCGCCGAACACGGCTTCGGCGTGGTCCTCTACCCCTCCCCCGAAGGCATCGGACCCGCCCGCTCCCCCTTCGCCTCCGCTCAAGCCGCCCTCGACGGCATCATCGCCTCCTCCATGGCCGCCGACGCCCTCACCACCCTCCGCGGCGACCAGCTCCCCCTCGTCATGCTCGACAGCGACCCCACCGCCAACCTCGGCGCCGCCACCGTCAACCTCGACATCACCGACGGCATACGCCAAATCGCCGACCACCTCCTCGGCCTCGGCCACCGCCACTTCCTCCACCTCGCCGCCGACGTACCCTCCTGGACCTTCCACATCCGCGCACGCGAACTCGCCACCCGCATCACCGCACAACCCGGCGCCACCCTGCGCACCACCACCACACCCGTCACCATCGACGGCGCCCTCGCCGCCACCGAAAGAGCCCTCCGCACCACCACCACGGACCCCCGCCCCACCGCCATCGTCTGCGACGACGACAAACTCGCCGCCGGCGCCTACAAAGCCCTACGCCGCCTCGGCCTGCACATCCCCCACGACATCTCCGTCACCGGCATCGACGACCTCGCCCTCGCCACCGCCCTCGACCCCGAACTCACCACCGTACGACTCGACGCCGAACTCTTCGGCGAACACGGCATGCACGCCCTCCTCGCCGTCCTGGAAGGCCGCACACCGAACGCCGGAGACATCCCCGTCCACCTCGTCGCCCGCGCCTCCACAGCCCCGCCCAGACCCTCCTGA
- the prcA gene encoding proteasome subunit alpha: MSTPFYVSPQQAMADRAEYARKGIARGRSLVVLQYADGIVFVGENPSRALHKFSEIYDRIGFAAAGKYNEYENLRIGGVRYADLRGYTYDRDDVTARGLANVYAQTLGTIFSSAGEKPYEVELVVAEVGDTPDGDQIYRLPHDGSIVDEHGSVAVGGNAEQIGSYLDQRHQDGMSLAEALKLAVQALSRDTNGTQREIPAERLEVAVLDRTRPQQRKFKRIVGRQLARLLEAGGASTEAESSDDSEDVGKE; encoded by the coding sequence GTGTCGACTCCGTTCTATGTCTCACCCCAGCAGGCGATGGCGGACCGCGCGGAGTACGCGCGTAAGGGCATCGCTCGTGGTCGCAGCCTGGTGGTGCTGCAGTATGCCGACGGCATCGTGTTCGTCGGTGAGAATCCGTCGCGTGCGTTGCACAAGTTCAGTGAGATCTATGACCGGATCGGCTTCGCGGCCGCCGGCAAGTACAACGAGTACGAGAATCTGCGGATCGGTGGTGTGCGGTATGCCGATCTGCGGGGTTACACCTATGACCGTGATGATGTGACGGCGCGTGGTCTGGCGAACGTGTACGCCCAGACGTTGGGCACGATCTTCTCTTCGGCGGGTGAGAAGCCGTACGAGGTGGAGTTGGTGGTGGCCGAGGTGGGTGACACGCCGGACGGTGACCAGATCTACCGGTTGCCGCACGACGGGTCGATCGTGGACGAGCACGGTTCGGTGGCGGTGGGTGGCAACGCGGAGCAGATCGGCAGCTATCTGGATCAGCGTCATCAGGACGGTATGAGTCTGGCGGAGGCTCTGAAGCTGGCTGTTCAGGCGTTGTCGCGTGACACGAACGGGACGCAGCGGGAGATTCCGGCCGAGCGGCTGGAGGTTGCGGTGCTGGATCGTACGCGGCCGCAGCAGCGTAAGTTCAAGCGGATCGTGGGTCGTCAGCTGGCGCGGCTGCTGGAGGCGGGCGGCGCTTCGACGGAGGCGGAGAGTTCGGACGATTCCGAGGATGTGGGCAAGGAGTAG
- the prcB gene encoding proteasome subunit beta — translation MEANTRSTGRLPAAFLTPGSSSFMDFLSEHQPEMLPGKRQLPPTQGVIEAPHGTTIVAVTFPGGVVLAGDRRATMGNVIAQRDIEKVFPADEYSAVGIAGTAGLAVEMVKLFQLELEHFEKVEGAQLSLEGKANRLSTMIRSNLGMAMQGLAVVPLFAGFDVDRDRGRIFSYDVTGGRSEEHHFAATGSGSIFARGAMKKLYREDLSEEQATTLVVQALYDAADDDSATGGPDVARRIYPIVTVITEDGFRRLTDEESSGIARSILERRLEQPDGPRASLL, via the coding sequence GTGGAAGCCAACACTCGTAGCACCGGGCGTCTACCAGCTGCCTTCCTGACGCCTGGGTCCTCGTCCTTCATGGACTTCCTGTCCGAGCACCAGCCGGAGATGCTGCCCGGCAAGCGGCAGCTGCCTCCGACGCAGGGTGTGATCGAGGCCCCGCACGGCACGACGATCGTGGCCGTGACCTTCCCCGGGGGCGTCGTGCTCGCCGGTGACCGCCGGGCCACGATGGGCAACGTCATCGCACAGCGGGACATCGAGAAGGTGTTCCCGGCGGACGAGTACTCGGCCGTCGGCATCGCCGGCACCGCGGGTCTGGCCGTCGAGATGGTGAAGCTGTTCCAGCTGGAGCTGGAGCACTTCGAGAAGGTCGAGGGGGCGCAGCTCTCGTTGGAGGGCAAGGCGAACCGGTTGTCGACGATGATCCGGTCGAATCTGGGCATGGCGATGCAGGGTCTGGCGGTGGTGCCGTTGTTCGCGGGGTTCGATGTGGACCGGGACCGGGGTCGGATCTTCTCGTACGACGTGACGGGTGGTCGTTCGGAGGAGCATCACTTCGCGGCGACGGGTTCGGGTTCGATCTTCGCGCGTGGGGCGATGAAGAAGTTGTACCGGGAGGATCTGTCGGAGGAGCAGGCGACGACGCTGGTGGTTCAGGCTCTGTACGACGCGGCTGACGACGATTCGGCGACGGGCGGTCCCGATGTGGCGCGTCGGATCTATCCGATCGTCACGGTGATCACCGAGGACGGGTTCCGCAGGCTCACCGATGAGGAGTCGTCGGGTATCGCTCGTTCGATCCTCGAGCGCCGTCTGGAGCAGCCGGACGGCCCGCGTGCCTCGCTTTTGTAG
- a CDS encoding endonuclease VII domain-containing protein, with protein sequence MNDRELKKCSACQRSRPVGAFASNSSRPDSLQANCRECAAEYYRRRREAQGMTVRVKVPVPRGHKRCPQCEQVKPHAEWERNKSSSDGWSSYCRPCRAERNRVSYFQRKYGLSPAELDAMVAEQQGICCICLAAPAEHVDHCHNTGRVRGVLCFSCNAALGQFKDRPDAIRRAAAYVEGIAWKPTLVAPGVYQLPS encoded by the coding sequence GTGAACGATCGGGAACTGAAGAAATGCTCGGCCTGTCAGCGGTCCCGTCCGGTCGGCGCATTCGCGAGCAACAGCTCCAGGCCTGACAGCCTTCAGGCCAATTGCCGCGAATGCGCCGCGGAGTACTACCGGCGGCGGCGGGAAGCCCAAGGTATGACGGTCCGTGTGAAGGTTCCTGTTCCTCGCGGGCACAAGCGGTGCCCGCAGTGCGAACAGGTCAAACCGCACGCCGAGTGGGAGCGCAACAAGTCGTCTTCGGACGGCTGGTCGAGCTACTGTCGGCCGTGCCGTGCCGAGCGGAACAGAGTCAGCTACTTCCAGCGCAAGTACGGCCTGAGTCCGGCCGAGTTGGACGCGATGGTCGCGGAGCAGCAGGGCATCTGCTGTATCTGTCTTGCTGCTCCCGCCGAGCATGTGGATCACTGCCACAACACGGGTAGGGTCCGAGGCGTACTGTGCTTCAGCTGCAACGCCGCGCTGGGGCAGTTCAAGGATCGGCCCGATGCCATAAGGCGGGCTGCTGCTTACGTGGAAGGAATCGCGTGGAAGCCAACACTCGTAGCACCGGGCGTCTACCAGCTGCCTTCCTGA
- a CDS encoding ubiquitin-like protein Pup gives MATKDTGGGQQKATRSTEEVEEQAAETQASEDLKERQEKLSDDVDSVLDEIDDVLEENAEDFVRSFVQKGGQ, from the coding sequence ATGGCGACCAAGGACACCGGCGGCGGCCAGCAGAAGGCGACGCGCTCCACGGAAGAGGTCGAGGAGCAGGCGGCGGAGACGCAGGCCTCCGAGGACCTCAAGGAACGCCAGGAGAAGCTGAGCGACGACGTCGACTCGGTTCTTGACGAGATTGACGATGTCCTCGAGGAGAACGCAGAGGATTTCGTGAGGTCATTTGTCCAAAAAGGTGGACAGTAG
- the arc gene encoding proteasome ATPase has protein sequence MAAHDDDMNRGIRPGRGSDDPSGQIAYLEQEIAVLRRKLADSPRHTRILEERIVELQTNLAGVSAQNERLAGTLREARDQIVALKEEVDRLAQPPAGFGVFLTANEDGTADIFTGGRKLRVNVSPGVELEELRRGQEVMLNEALNVVEAMEYESVGDIVTLKEVLEDGVRALVQGHTDEERVVRLAEPLLDVVIRPGDALLLEPRSGYVYEVVPKSEVEELVLEEVPDIGYEQIGGLGGQIEMIRDAVELPYLYPDLFKEHELRPPKGVLLYGPPGCGKTLIAKAVANSLAKKVAEVTGQATGKSFFLNIKGPELLNKYVGETERQIRLVFQRAREKASEGTPVIVFFDEMESLFRTRGSGVSSDVENTIVPQLLAEIDGVEGLQNVVVIGASNREDMIDPAILRPGRLDVKIKIERPDAEAAKDIFQKYLTERLPLHSEDVGEHGGDKTTTVQSMIQTAVEHMYAESEENRFLEVTYANGDKEVLYFKDFNSGAMIENIVGRAKKMAIKDFLDKNQKGLRVSHLLQACVDEFKENEDLPNTTNPDDWARISGKKGERIVYIRTLITGKQGADTGRSIDTVANTGQYL, from the coding sequence GTGGCAGCCCACGACGACGACATGAACCGCGGCATCCGCCCGGGACGAGGGTCCGACGACCCGTCCGGGCAGATTGCCTACCTTGAGCAGGAGATCGCCGTCCTGCGACGCAAGCTCGCCGACTCTCCGCGACACACGAGGATTCTCGAAGAGCGGATCGTCGAACTGCAGACCAACCTGGCCGGCGTGTCCGCCCAGAACGAGCGACTCGCAGGCACACTCCGCGAGGCCCGCGACCAGATCGTGGCCCTCAAAGAAGAAGTCGACCGGCTCGCACAGCCACCGGCCGGCTTCGGCGTCTTCCTCACGGCGAACGAGGACGGCACGGCCGACATCTTCACCGGAGGCCGCAAACTCCGCGTGAACGTCAGCCCCGGCGTCGAGCTCGAAGAGCTCCGACGCGGCCAGGAAGTGATGCTCAACGAAGCGCTCAACGTGGTCGAGGCCATGGAGTACGAGAGCGTCGGCGACATCGTCACCCTCAAAGAGGTCCTCGAGGACGGCGTACGGGCCCTCGTCCAGGGACACACCGACGAAGAACGAGTGGTCAGGCTCGCCGAACCACTCCTCGACGTCGTCATCCGCCCCGGCGACGCCCTCCTGCTCGAACCCCGCTCCGGATACGTCTACGAAGTCGTCCCCAAGAGCGAGGTCGAGGAACTCGTCCTCGAAGAGGTCCCCGACATCGGCTACGAGCAGATCGGCGGCCTCGGCGGCCAGATCGAGATGATCCGCGACGCCGTCGAGCTCCCCTACCTCTACCCCGACCTCTTCAAAGAGCACGAGCTGCGCCCGCCCAAGGGCGTCCTGCTCTACGGACCGCCAGGATGCGGCAAGACGCTCATCGCCAAGGCCGTCGCCAACTCGCTGGCCAAGAAGGTCGCCGAAGTCACCGGCCAGGCCACCGGCAAGAGCTTCTTCCTCAACATCAAAGGCCCCGAGCTCCTCAACAAGTACGTCGGCGAGACCGAGCGGCAGATCCGCCTCGTCTTCCAGCGCGCCAGGGAGAAGGCCTCCGAGGGTACCCCCGTCATCGTCTTCTTCGACGAGATGGAATCCCTCTTCCGCACCCGCGGCTCCGGCGTCAGCTCCGACGTGGAGAACACCATCGTCCCGCAGCTCCTGGCCGAGATCGACGGCGTCGAAGGCCTGCAGAACGTGGTCGTCATCGGCGCCTCCAACCGCGAGGACATGATCGACCCCGCCATCCTGCGCCCCGGCCGCCTCGACGTGAAGATCAAGATCGAGCGCCCGGACGCCGAAGCCGCCAAGGACATCTTCCAGAAGTACCTCACCGAACGCCTCCCCCTGCACTCCGAGGACGTCGGCGAACACGGCGGCGACAAGACCACCACCGTCCAGAGCATGATCCAGACGGCAGTGGAACACATGTACGCCGAATCCGAGGAAAACCGCTTCCTGGAAGTCACCTACGCCAACGGCGACAAGGAAGTCCTCTACTTCAAGGACTTCAACTCCGGCGCCATGATCGAGAACATCGTCGGCCGCGCCAAGAAAATGGCCATCAAGGACTTCCTCGACAAGAACCAGAAGGGCCTGCGCGTCTCCCACCTCCTCCAGGCATGCGTGGACGAGTTCAAGGAGAACGAAGACCTCCCCAACACCACCAACCCCGACGACTGGGCCCGCATCTCCGGCAAGAAGGGCGAACGGATCGTCTACATCCGCACCCTCATCACCGGAAAGCAAGGCGCAGACACCGGACGCTCCATCGACACGGTGGCAAACACCGGACAGTACCTGTAA
- a CDS encoding ferredoxin has product MGVQQEAGVGGEALEVWIDQDLCTGDGICAQYAPEVFELDIDGLAYVKGADEELLQAVGAAAPVPLPLLTDVVDSARECPGDCIHVRRVSDRVEVFGPDAE; this is encoded by the coding sequence ATGGGCGTGCAGCAGGAGGCCGGTGTCGGCGGTGAGGCGCTGGAGGTCTGGATCGATCAGGATCTCTGTACCGGTGACGGGATCTGTGCGCAGTACGCGCCTGAGGTGTTCGAGCTGGACATCGACGGCCTGGCGTATGTGAAGGGCGCGGATGAGGAGCTGTTGCAGGCGGTGGGGGCTGCGGCGCCGGTTCCGCTGCCGTTGTTGACGGATGTGGTCGATTCGGCGCGGGAGTGTCCGGGTGACTGTATTCATGTGCGTCGGGTTTCGGACCGGGTGGAGGTGTTCGGTCCGGACGCGGAGTGA
- a CDS encoding tRNA (adenine-N1)-methyltransferase yields the protein MSEPTGAARRRGPFKVGDQVQLTDPKGRHYTFTLEAGKNFHTHKGSFPHDELIGAPEGSVVRTTGNVAYLALRPLLPDYVLSMPRGAAVVYPKDAGQILAFADIFPGARVVEAGVGSGSLSSFLLRAIGDQGMLHSYERREDFAEIAQQNVERYFGGPHPAWQLTVGDLQDNLSDTDVDRVILDMLAPWECLEAVSKALVPGGILCCYVATTTQLARTVESIREIGSFNEPTSWESMIRNWHVEGLAVRPDHRMIGHTGFLLTARRLADGVEPPMRRRRPAKGAYGEDYTGPNADGGSGR from the coding sequence ATGTCCGAACCGACCGGTGCCGCCCGCAGGCGCGGGCCCTTCAAGGTCGGGGACCAGGTTCAGCTGACCGACCCCAAGGGCCGTCACTACACGTTCACGCTCGAAGCCGGGAAGAACTTCCACACCCACAAGGGTTCCTTCCCGCACGACGAACTGATCGGCGCACCCGAGGGCAGCGTGGTCCGCACCACCGGGAACGTCGCCTACCTCGCGCTGCGCCCCCTGCTCCCCGACTACGTCCTCTCCATGCCCCGCGGGGCAGCCGTCGTCTACCCCAAGGACGCGGGACAGATCCTCGCCTTCGCCGACATCTTCCCCGGCGCCCGCGTCGTCGAGGCCGGCGTCGGCTCCGGCTCGCTCAGCAGCTTCCTGCTGCGCGCCATCGGCGACCAGGGCATGCTGCACTCCTACGAGCGCCGCGAGGACTTCGCCGAGATCGCCCAGCAGAACGTGGAACGCTACTTCGGCGGCCCCCACCCCGCCTGGCAGCTCACCGTCGGCGACCTCCAGGACAACCTGTCCGACACCGACGTCGACCGCGTCATCCTCGACATGCTCGCCCCGTGGGAATGCCTCGAAGCCGTCTCGAAGGCACTCGTGCCCGGCGGCATCCTGTGCTGCTACGTCGCCACCACCACCCAGCTCGCCCGCACCGTCGAGTCCATCCGTGAGATCGGCTCCTTCAACGAGCCCACCTCCTGGGAATCGATGATCCGCAACTGGCACGTGGAAGGCCTCGCCGTCCGCCCGGACCACCGGATGATCGGCCACACCGGCTTCCTGCTCACCGCCCGCCGCCTCGCCGACGGCGTCGAGCCGCCCATGCGCCGCCGCCGCCCCGCCAAGGGCGCCTACGGCGAGGACTACACCGGCCCCAACGCCGACGGAGGCAGCGGCCGCTGA
- a CDS encoding site-2 protease family protein, producing the protein MVESGASGRPRPDSEQSAEHPATPASAADDVQPSEPRAADPTDAHQPQPAPHDDSHTPETDPTLTPVTATGGKPDTGTGRPGADRATDDNTADADEPAVDEPAVDEPAVDEPAVDEPAVDKASVDKAAGDEADAPNGHHAAEAGARPEAGAGSETAAQARPEADATPPAPSALPKGPPPQRPQEQPRGGILMGRPFGVPVYVAPSWFLVAALITWVFGGQLDRVLPELGAARYLVSLFFAVAFYASVLIHELAHTIAALRFKLPVRRIQLQFFGGVSEIEKEAETPGREFWLAFVGPLLSLALAGVFYLAMKTVEPGTVPGVLVAGLMISNLIVAIFNLLPGLPLDGGRMLRAVVWKITGKPMSGTVAAAWVGRALAVSVLIGLPLLTQSGALGSGAEDSVGMDTVTDALLAAILAAIIWTGAGNSLRMARLREHLPELRARTLTRRAVPVESHTPLSEALRRANDAGARALVVVDANGEPLSLVREAAIVGVPEHRRPWVAVSGLAQDLSDGMRVSAELAGEDLLDVLRATPATEYLVVEETGEIFGVLSAADVERAFVKAMARPN; encoded by the coding sequence GTGGTGGAAAGCGGCGCGAGCGGGCGGCCGCGGCCGGACAGCGAACAGTCGGCCGAGCACCCCGCGACACCTGCGTCCGCGGCCGACGACGTCCAGCCGAGCGAGCCCCGGGCCGCCGACCCCACGGACGCCCACCAGCCGCAACCGGCCCCCCACGACGACAGCCACACCCCCGAAACGGACCCCACCCTCACCCCGGTCACCGCCACCGGCGGCAAGCCCGACACCGGAACCGGCCGGCCCGGAGCGGACAGGGCCACCGACGACAACACAGCCGACGCCGACGAGCCCGCAGTGGACGAGCCCGCGGTGGACGAGCCCGCGGTGGACGAGCCCGCGGTGGACGAGCCCGCGGTGGACAAGGCCTCGGTGGACAAGGCCGCCGGTGACGAGGCCGACGCCCCCAACGGCCACCACGCCGCAGAAGCCGGCGCCAGGCCCGAAGCCGGAGCCGGGAGCGAAACCGCAGCCCAAGCCAGGCCCGAAGCCGACGCCACACCCCCCGCACCCTCCGCCCTCCCCAAGGGCCCCCCGCCCCAGCGCCCGCAGGAGCAGCCCCGCGGCGGCATCCTCATGGGCAGGCCCTTCGGCGTCCCCGTCTACGTCGCCCCCAGCTGGTTCCTCGTCGCCGCCCTCATCACCTGGGTCTTCGGCGGCCAGCTCGACCGCGTCCTCCCCGAACTCGGCGCCGCCCGCTACCTCGTCTCCCTCTTCTTCGCAGTCGCCTTCTACGCCTCCGTCCTCATCCACGAACTCGCCCACACCATCGCCGCCCTCCGCTTCAAACTCCCCGTCCGCCGCATCCAGCTCCAGTTCTTCGGCGGCGTCTCCGAGATCGAGAAGGAAGCCGAGACGCCCGGCCGCGAGTTCTGGCTCGCCTTCGTCGGCCCCCTCCTCTCCCTCGCCCTGGCCGGCGTGTTCTACCTCGCCATGAAAACCGTCGAACCCGGCACGGTCCCCGGCGTCCTCGTCGCCGGCCTGATGATCTCCAACCTCATCGTGGCGATCTTCAACCTCCTGCCCGGCCTCCCCCTCGACGGCGGCCGCATGCTCCGCGCCGTCGTCTGGAAGATCACCGGCAAGCCCATGAGCGGCACCGTCGCCGCCGCCTGGGTCGGCCGCGCGCTCGCCGTCTCCGTCCTCATCGGCCTGCCCCTCCTCACCCAGTCGGGCGCCCTCGGCTCAGGCGCCGAAGACAGCGTCGGCATGGACACCGTCACCGACGCCCTGCTCGCCGCCATCCTCGCCGCGATCATCTGGACCGGCGCCGGCAACAGCCTGCGCATGGCCCGCCTGCGCGAACACCTCCCCGAACTCCGCGCCCGCACCCTCACCCGACGCGCCGTCCCCGTCGAATCCCACACCCCCCTCTCCGAAGCCCTCCGCCGCGCCAACGACGCCGGCGCCCGCGCCCTCGTCGTCGTCGACGCCAACGGCGAACCGCTCTCCCTCGTCCGGGAAGCCGCCATCGTCGGCGTCCCCGAACACCGCCGCCCCTGGGTCGCCGTCAGCGGCCTCGCCCAGGACCTCAGCGACGGCATGCGCGTCTCCGCCGAACTCGCCGGCGAAGACCTCCTCGACGTCCTGCGCGCCACCCCCGCCACCGAATACCTCGTCGTCGAGGAAACCGGAGAGATCTTCGGCGTACTCTCCGCCGCCGACGTCGAACGCGCCTTCGTCAAAGCCATGGCCCGCCCCAACTGA
- a CDS encoding RecB family exonuclease, whose protein sequence is MESSSEGVVRAGDGGVVEEPSGTGAAGPKGAAAGVVAAAPASLSPSRAGDFMQCPLLYRFRVIDRLPEKPSPAATKGTLVHAVLERLFDAPAAERTAAGAKSLIPGQWDRLRETRPEVAELFADDPEGERFAGWLAEAERLVERWFTLEDPTRLEPAERELFVEAELESGLRLRGIIDRVDVAPTGEVRIVDYKTGKAPRPEYAEGALFQMKFYALVVWRLKNVVPRRLQLVYLGSGDVLTYDPVLADLEGVERKLLALWEAIREATRTGEWRPRPTKLCGWCDHRAHCPEFGGTPPPYPLPVTLEVPAPVRAAASEDGAQGRMGPG, encoded by the coding sequence ATGGAGAGCAGCAGCGAGGGCGTCGTCCGGGCGGGCGACGGCGGTGTGGTGGAGGAGCCGTCGGGCACGGGCGCGGCCGGGCCGAAGGGGGCGGCGGCGGGGGTTGTCGCGGCGGCTCCTGCGTCGCTGTCGCCGTCGCGGGCGGGGGATTTCATGCAGTGTCCGCTGCTGTACCGGTTCCGGGTGATCGACCGGCTGCCGGAGAAGCCGAGTCCGGCGGCGACGAAGGGGACGCTGGTGCACGCCGTCCTGGAGCGGTTGTTCGACGCGCCGGCGGCGGAGCGGACGGCGGCGGGGGCGAAGTCGTTGATCCCGGGGCAGTGGGACCGGCTGCGCGAGACGCGGCCGGAGGTGGCGGAGCTGTTCGCCGACGATCCGGAGGGCGAGCGGTTCGCCGGCTGGCTGGCGGAGGCGGAGCGGCTGGTCGAGCGCTGGTTCACGCTGGAGGATCCGACGCGGCTCGAGCCGGCCGAGCGGGAGCTGTTCGTGGAGGCGGAGCTGGAGTCGGGGCTGCGGCTTCGCGGGATCATCGACCGGGTCGACGTGGCGCCGACGGGTGAGGTGCGGATCGTCGACTACAAGACGGGCAAGGCTCCGCGCCCGGAGTACGCCGAGGGCGCGCTGTTCCAGATGAAGTTCTACGCGCTGGTCGTGTGGCGGTTGAAGAACGTCGTGCCCCGGCGGCTGCAGCTGGTGTACCTGGGCAGCGGGGACGTGCTGACGTACGACCCGGTCCTGGCGGATCTGGAGGGTGTGGAGCGCAAGCTGCTCGCGTTGTGGGAGGCGATCCGGGAGGCGACGCGGACCGGCGAGTGGCGGCCCCGGCCGACGAAGCTGTGCGGTTGGTGCGATCACCGGGCGCACTGTCCGGAGTTCGGCGGTACTCCCCCGCCGTATCCGCTGCCGGTGACGCTCGAGGTGCCGGCGCCGGTGAGGGCGGCCGCGTCGGAGGATGGGGCGCAGGGCAGAATGGGGCCGGGCTAG